The Pygocentrus nattereri isolate fPygNat1 chromosome 17, fPygNat1.pri, whole genome shotgun sequence genome window below encodes:
- the LOC108436490 gene encoding odorant receptor 131-2-like, whose amino-acid sequence MGREAEMETGAEAETGTEAEAETREQGTETREIGDRTGTATGEENKETPDTGTQLSRSLLVKMALVQVLVGIFLYVNCLMIFTFLNKAVFREDTRYILFAQTLFVDSALMVLTDMLMILSLYQYRIHMIPCIIMCTIATAFTICTPLTLVAMCLERYVAICMPLRHADISTSRTRCFGFLFIWGISSIVPLFTLIAYLFVVPPGALFTYALCSAELMLGEEWQAQTRAIIFQILFLFMIIIIVFTYIKIMIAARAASSENKKSTNKSLRTVILHAFQLFLCIVQFLTPYIEMSFWKVDFLVFHNLRFSNFIVFVIAPRCLSPLIYGLRDEKFFLLLKHNSVCGLTAFCQLYSMNEK is encoded by the exons ATGGGCAGAGAAGCAGAAATGGAAACAGgcgcagaggcagaaacgggcacagaagcCGAAGCCGAGACACGAGAACAAGGAACAGAGACACGAGAAATAGGAGACCGAACAGGCACAGCGACAGgagaggaaaacaaagaaacaccagacacaggaacac AACTGTCAAGATCTTTATTGGTGAAGATGGCGTTGGTGCAGGTTCTGGTGGGGATTTTTCTTTATGTGAATTGTCTGATGATATTTACCTTTCTGAACAAGGCAGTGTTCAGGGAGGACACTCGCTACATTTTGTTTGCACAAACCCTATTTGTTGACTCTGCTCTCATGGTTTTAACTGATATGCTTATGATTTTGAGTTTATACCAGTACCGCATACACATGATTCCTTGCATAATTATGTGTACAATTGCAACTGCTTTCACCATTTGTACTCCACTGACTCTTGTAGCAATGTGTCTGGAGCGCTATGTTGCTATATGCATGCCTTTAAGACATGCTGACATCTCTACCAGCAGGACGAGATGTTTTGGATTTCTGTTCATATGGGGCATCAGCTCCATAGTTCCATTATTCACATTAATAGCATATTTATTTGTAGTTCCTCCTGGTGCTCTGTTCACCTATGCTTTGTGTAGTGCAGAGTTAATGTTGGGGGAAGAGTGGCAGGCACAAACACGTGCTATAATTTTCCAGATCCTTTTCCTCTTTATGATCATTATCATTGTCTTTACTTACATCAAGATAATGATTGCAGCCAGAGCCGCCTCCTCTGAGAATAAGAAATCAACCAACAAGAGTCTCAGAACTGTGATCCTTCATGCCTTTCAGCTGTTTCTGTGTATAGTTCAGTTTTTAACCCCATACATAGAAATGTCTTTTTGGAAGGTAGATTTCTTGGTGTTTCATAATTTAAGATTTTCTAATTTTATAGTATTTGTTATTGCACCCCGTTGTCTTAGTCCATTGATTTATGGTCTGAGGGATGAAaaatttttccttcttttaaaacATAATTCTGTGTGTGGTTTGACAGCTTTTTGTCAACTTTActcaatgaatgaaaaataa
- the LOC108436489 gene encoding odorant receptor 131-2-like — translation MIVGDPTLMEELNHFFTWYKVEGPEIAAAKPSGCSSSSLTVQEHEMTLVQVLVGIFLYVNCLMIFTFLNKAVFREDTRYILFAQTLFVDSALMVLTDMLLIVNLYQYRIHMIPCIILCTIATIFTNCTPLTLVAMCLERYVAICMPLRHADISTSRNRCFGFLFIWGLSSIAPFFTLLAYLFVVPPAALFTYALCSAELMMGEEWQAQTRAIILQILFLFMIIIIVFTYIKIMIAARAASSENKKSTNKSLRTVILHAFQLFLCIVNFLTPYIEMPFWKVDFLVFHNVRFSNFIVFVIAPRCLSPLIYGLRDEKFFLLLKHNALCGLTAFCQLYSMKGK, via the exons ATGATTGTAGGTGACCCGACGCTTATGGAGGAGTTGAACCACTTCTTCACATGGTACAAGGTGGAAGGTCCAGAGATTGCAGCAGCCAAACCATCCGGCTGCAGCAGCTCCAGCCTCACAGTGCAGGAACATGAG ATGACGTTGGTGCAGGTTCTGGTGGGGATTTTTCTTTATGTTAACTGTCTGATGATATTTACCTTTCTGAACAAGGCAGTGTTCAGGGAGGACACTCGCTACATTTTGTTTGCGCAAACCCTATTTGTTGACTCTGCTCTCATGGTTTTAACTGATATGCTGTTGATTGTGAATTTATACCAGTACCGCATACACATGATTCCTTGCATAATTTTGTGTACAATTGCAACTATTTTCACCAATTGTACTCCATTGACTCTTGTGGCAATGTGTCTGGAGCGCTATGTTGCTATATGCATGCCTTTAAGACATGCTGACATCTCCACCAGCAGAAACAGATGTTTTGGATTTCTGTTCATATGGGGCCTCAGCTCCATAGCTCCATTCTTCACGTTGTTAGCATATTTATTCGTAGTTCCTCCTGCTGCTCTGTTCACCTATGCTTTGTGTAGTGCAGAGTTAATGATGGGGGAAGAGTGGCAGGCACAAACACGTGCTATAATTTTACAGATCCTTTTCCTCTTCATGATCATTATCATTGTCTTTACTTACATCAAGATAATGATTGCAGCCAGAGCCGCCTCCTCTGAGAATAAGAAATCAACCAACAAGAGTCTCAGAACTGTGATACTTCATGCTTTTCAGCTGTTCCTGTGTATAGTTAATTTTTTAACCCCATACATAGAAATGCCCTTTTGGAAGGTAGATTTCTTGGTGTTTCATAATGTAAGATTTTCTAATTTTATAGTATTTGTTATTGCACCACGTTGTCTTAGTCCATTGATTTATGGTCTGAGGGATGAAaaatttttccttcttttaaaacATAATGCTTTGTGTGGTTTGACAGCTTTTTGTCAACTTTATTcaatgaaaggaaaataa